In Electrophorus electricus isolate fEleEle1 chromosome 6, fEleEle1.pri, whole genome shotgun sequence, a single genomic region encodes these proteins:
- the tlr22 gene encoding LOW QUALITY PROTEIN: toll-like receptor 22 (The sequence of the model RefSeq protein was modified relative to this genomic sequence to represent the inferred CDS: inserted 1 base in 1 codon; deleted 1 base in 1 codon; substituted 2 bases at 2 genomic stop codons) translates to MPANLEKGCSKITICQTVFSIYVFIVQVNTFSLENCTVKGALNDTYQLKVLCXKIDFLKVLSQIPNKVRYLDISFNLISNIKASEFDDIWNLRYLNLSDNNISWIQEGTLEHFPNLTNLNLANNKLKNVSRGLLQGLTQLQVLRLDGNRIEGIEQHSFSTLLNLKVLNLTKNKIQHIDRLKPVLSSPVLEELFIGCNKLHRFNSYDLSKSPLSLRKIDFSYNLLISFQIIENIFPVLYHLDISHCGQDRAMLWNITDKAYLNSVMTLYMSGIHIPLESIATFLQILASLYKIRLSEINQVKVEALLQYVSSPELGILLLKGNNISVLTEHMFKHCFNLIELDLSDNEISNISALVFIGLTQLNVMRLQLNQLIQVKRTFQMLPTLKFIDLSRNLIHTLTCSDFAXLYLYSNTFSAINPCLFKDLNNLEVLKLGSNKLLTIDNAFKNCLPSLKNLQLVYNKLSTLTDGSFKSLSNLKSLSISDNQISEIERHAFTGLINLDQLLLSSNRITKKSIRDPTVFSGMPNLKHLDLFSNVISYMDDNLNNPPFIHLKSLKCLSIHSQRXGFGKIPSNLLQGLTSLEMFYGGSMNLDHLHPDTFNSTPKLWFLDRSKNAFSADNSIPPEVFHPVPGLTKLIISKAQLHSLSFLLNARLSRLSVIQASENMLDVINQTLIKSLSRLRYLDMKRNTFTCDCSNEIFIDWAMKSNYTQVIYLSRYTCSYPPSMRGMRFVNLNTESCIVSIDFICFICTSVLAVFTLLASFIYHFLYWQMVYAYYLFLAFLHDNKKKQMHQQHGFQYDAFISYNAQDEPWVVQELLPNLESEQGWRLCLHYRDFEPGKPIIDNIIDGIYSSHKTICLITHSYLRSTWCSKEIQMANFRLFDEQKDVLILVFLEDIPTQQLSPYHQMRKLVKKMTCLRWPKAGEDIRLFWQKLRQALETKGDPEEENTILDVKLSD, encoded by the exons ATGCCAGCAAATCTTGAAAAAGGATGTTCAAAAATAACCATATGTCAGACTGTTTTCTCTATATATGTCTTTATTGTCCAggttaatacattttctttagaAAACTGCACTGTCAAAGGTGCTCTAAATGATACCTACCAGTTGAAAGTGCTTTGCtaaaaaattgattttttaaaggTTCTTTCTCAGATACCCAACAAGGTCAGATACTTAGATATTTCCTTCAACTTAATTTCAAACATCAAAGCCAGTGAATTTGATGATATTTGGAACTTAAGATATCTGAACTTATCAGACAACAACATTTCATGGATACAAGAAGGAACT CTTGAACACTTCCCCAACTTGACCAATCTTAATCTGGCCAATAACAAGTTGAAAAACGTGTCAAGAGGTCTACTACAAGGTCTAACCCAGCTGCAAGTGTTACGACTGGATGGTAATAGAATTGAAGGAATTGAGCAACATTCTTTCAGCACCCTTCTGAATTTAAAGGTCTTGAACCTCACAAAAAATAAGATCCAACACATTGACAGGCTCAAGCCTGTGCTTTCATCACCAGTTTTGGAAGAATTGTTCATTGGATGCAACAAATTACATAGATTTAACTCATATGACCTGTCAAAGTCACCTTTGTCACTAcgaaaaatagatttttcttaCAATCTTTTGATCAGTTTTCAAAtaattgaaaacatttttccagttcTATATCACCTTGATATATCACACTGTGGTCAAGACAGAGCCATGTTATGGAACATCACAGATAAAGCATATTTGAATTCAGTAATGACACTTTACATGAGTGGGATTCATATTCCACTGGAGAGCATAGCTACATTTCTTCAGATCTTGGCTTCATTGTATAAGATAAGATTAAGTGAAATCAACCAGGTAAAGGTAGAGGCTCTTCTACAGTATGTGTCTTCTCCTGAGCTTGGCATATTGCTCTTGAAGGGAAACAACATCTCAGTGCTGACCGAGCAtatgtttaaacactgtttcaaccTAATAGAACTAGACTTGTCAGATAATGAAATATCTAACATATCTGCACTGGTATTCATAGGACTTACACAGTTGAACGTAATGCGCCTGCAACTCAATCAGTTGATACAGGTCAAACGTACTTTCCAGATGCTCCCTACACTCAAGTTTATAGACCTCAGTAGAAATCTAATTCATACATTGACCTGTTCAGACTTTG AGCTCTACTTGTACAGCAACACATTCTCTGCAATTAATCCATGCCTGTTCAAAGATCTGAATAATCTTGAAGTTCTAAAACTGGGGTCTAACAAATTATTGACAATTGACAATGCTTTCAAAAATTGTCTACCTTCCTTGAAGAATTTACAACTGGTATATAATAAGTTAAGCACACTTACAGATGGAAGCTTTAAGAGTTTGTCCAATCTTAAGTCCCTGAGCATTTCTGACAATCAGATTTCTGAGATTGAAAGACATGCATTTACAGGACTTATAAACCTAGATCAATTGTTACTTTCCTCAAACAGGATAACCAAGAAAAGTATCAGAGACCCAACAGTGTTCTCAGGGATGCCTAACTTGAAACACCTAGACCTATTTAGCAATGTCATTTCATATATGGATGATAATTTGAACAATCctccttttatacatttaaagtCACTAAAATGTTTGTCTATTCATAGTCAAAGATGAGGGTTTGGTAAAATACCCTCAAATCTGCTTCAAGGTTTAACCTCCTTGGAAATGTTCTATGGTGGAAGCATGAACCTTGATCATCTACATCCTGATACATTTAACTCCACCCCTAAACTTTGGTTTTTGGACCGCTCAAAGAATGCATTTTCAGCTGACAATTCAATTCCTCCAGAAGTGTTCCACCCAGTTCCAGGGCTGACCAAGCTCATCATCTCAAAAGCTCAGCTTCATTCCTTGAGCTTCTTATTAAATGCAAGGCTCTCCAGATTGTCAGTTATACAAGCCTCTGAAAACATGTTAGATGTCATCAACCAGACACTGATTAAGTCTCTCTCTCGACTGAGATACCTTGACATGAAAAGAAACACCTTCACTTGTGACTGTAGCAATGAGATTTTTATTGACTGGGCTATGAAAAGTAACTATACTCAGGTAATTTACCTGAGCAGATATACCTGCAGTTACCCACCTTCAATGAGAGGCATGAGATTTGTAAACCTCAACACAGAGTCTTGTATCGTGAGTATAGACTTCATCTGCTTTATATGCACCTCTGTCTTGGCTGTCTTCACCCTTCTGGCCTCTTTCATCTATCACTTCCTGTACTGGCAAATGGTTTATGCATATTACCTATTCCTTGCCTTCCTACATGATAATAAGAAGAAACAGATGCACCAGCAGCATGGATTTCAGTATGATGCTTTTATTTCCTACAATGCCCAAGATGAACCTTGGGTTGTGCAGGAGCTGCTCCCCAATCTGGAGAGTGAGCAGGGCTGGAGACTGTGTCTGCATTACAGGGACTTTGAGCCAGGAAAGCCCATCATAGACAATATCATAGATGgaatatacagtagtcataagACCATTTGCTTGATCACCCACAGTTACTTGAGGAGTACATGGTGCTCAAAGGAAATACAAATGGCTAATTTCAGACTATTTGATGAACAGAAAGATGTGCTGATCCTAGTATTTTTGGAGGATATTCCTACTCAACAGCTGTCTCCTTACCATCAAATGCGGAAGCTGGTGAAGAAGATGACCTGTCTTAGATGGCCCAAAGCTGGAGAAGATATTAGACTCTTTTGGCAAAAGCTGAGACAGGCTTTAGAGACCAAAGGAGACCCAGAAGAAGAGAATACTATTCTGGATGTTAAGCTTTCAGACTGA